The proteins below are encoded in one region of Streptomyces cyanogenus:
- a CDS encoding DarT ssDNA thymidine ADP-ribosyltransferase family protein: MTAAESIPAIPDGEGQAEGINALIQERKISEVVHFTTNRGLLGILLQRECKARALLSEDEYLESIYHENTKWRREDPKYWRYVNLSISEPNHSFLRTSSQEWWANEDLFWAVLSFDPVIMTHPGVLFSPSNMGYEGITPVEGLPGAEALFAERVPYGFGKSTPPRGNREPHLPTNPQAEVLYPQAVSTRHLQRIYVLTDEDAAKAEAIVSVSGHDEVDIIVDPVTFGR; the protein is encoded by the coding sequence ATGACCGCGGCAGAGTCGATCCCGGCCATACCGGATGGTGAAGGACAGGCTGAGGGCATCAACGCGCTCATCCAGGAACGCAAGATCAGCGAAGTGGTGCATTTCACCACAAATCGCGGCTTGCTAGGCATACTCCTGCAGCGAGAATGCAAGGCACGGGCACTTCTGTCCGAGGACGAGTATCTGGAGAGCATCTACCACGAGAACACCAAGTGGCGCCGCGAGGACCCGAAATACTGGCGGTACGTGAACCTCAGCATCAGCGAACCCAACCACAGCTTTCTGCGCACCAGCAGCCAAGAGTGGTGGGCGAACGAAGACCTGTTCTGGGCAGTCCTCAGCTTCGATCCCGTCATCATGACGCACCCAGGCGTGCTGTTCTCCCCAAGCAACATGGGATACGAGGGCATCACCCCCGTGGAGGGACTTCCTGGAGCCGAAGCTCTCTTCGCCGAGCGAGTCCCCTACGGATTCGGTAAGAGCACGCCGCCACGCGGCAACCGCGAGCCTCACCTTCCCACGAACCCGCAAGCCGAGGTGCTCTACCCGCAGGCCGTCTCCACACGACACCTGCAGCGCATCTACGTCCTCACTGACGAGGACGCAGCGAAGGCTGAGGCCATTGTCAGTGTCAGCGGACATGATGAGGTCGACATCATTGTCGACCCGGTCACGTTCGGCAGGTAA